The genomic stretch GAACCAGGTTATTGAGCACAGACTTGGCTGAAGTCGACCCAGAAATTTTCGGATACACCGGTACCCGGAAATTAAAAGCCATAGACATGGTCTGGATCATCTTCATAACACTCTCCTCAATGGAGTAGAGCGTCTGATGAACCGGCGGTGAAGGTAAATCAACACCTTCCGGTACCCCGCGCAATCGGGCAATGAGCTTGGAAACCTTGAACCACATCAGCAGGCCGCCATCACCGGGCTTGGCACCCTGGCCGTACTTGATCTCAATGGCTGCCGGATCGCATTGCATATCCGGAATAGCCCGGATAATCTCATCCCAGCCAAAATAACCGGACGCGATCTGAAGAATGATGTATTTCAGGAACGGGCTCTTGAGAACCCACGGCGGACAACCGCCTTCACCGGTGGCCATGACCACGGGAATTCCCAGCACCTCGTTACAATACGCCACACCCTGGAGCAGGCCCAGCCACATATTGGGCGACAGCGCACCAAAGGACATGGAGCCGATCACAAAGGGAAAGATTTCCCGAGTCGGCGGAATCCACTCGCCCGAGGCCTTGCGGCGAAGAAATTCTTCCGGCGGCAGTACCCGTCCCAAGATGGTATTGGTGCTGAACTCATGCCGGCCCGCATCCAGAGCAGGATCGGTGAGCATGGAAATCCTACCAAAGGAAATACGGTCCAGGATAGTTTTCCCCGGAGCATTACGACGACCACCGCGCTTCCAGGAATCTCCTTTCTGGTCCATATGAAAACGGGAACGATGCTCGTTCTGATTAGGCACCGGACCAATGGCCTCATTAGGACAGACCGAGGAACACATGCCGCAACCTATGCACATCTTGTCTACTTCGGTATTCTGGCGAATGCCGACAAAATGACGGTAGTCATTGCCGCGCTTCTTCTTGAGGATATCCAGCTTGGGCACCCTCTGTCTGCGGTAGGTCAGGTAAATAGCCTGCTTAGGACAGACCGCTGTACACTGCCCGCACAGGGTGCAGCGATCCTCACGGTGCTCTATAATCCAGGGCAGATCGCTATAGGTCAGGCTGCTTGGCTGAGTGTAAACTGATCGAACTGAGACCATATCTGAAGTTCCTTTCTTTCGGGTGGAATAATTACTGTGTGTTCACGCATGGGCTGAAAATCAAGGGAGGGGTCACGATCCGGAACCAAGGCCTCCACGCCGCACATCTCTGAAGCAATGGCCCAGGCACCGGGACGACCGCCGACTGTGGCAGGACGCAGTTTTTTTGCATCCATAGCCAGCATGCAGGTTTCATCGGGCAGGGTGCCGATAATCGCATTAGGGCCGTCAATAATCAGACGACGGCAGGCAGTGCGCAAGCCCTTAAGAAAATCTCCCTGAGGATGAGCATTTAGCTCTTCTGTTTTCAGCGGGGTGATGACATGCTTATAGGCAGCCAAGGGTAACCCGAGTTTCTTGGTCACATAATGGAGAATATGGGCAAAGACCTCAGAGTCAGACTGATAGCCCATGTAACCGGGAATTTTTTTACCTTCCAGCCATTCTTTGATCGGCACAAAGGCACTGTTCTCACCATTGGTCATGGTGGCAATGCCCTGAATAAAGAAAGGATGACAGGCATAGAGATTAATACCATAGTTGGTGTTCTGCCGTCCCTGGGCCATAACCACTCGGGCCTTGATGCGGTCATCGTTCAGACCAAGGGCATCACCCACTTGCAAGGGCCAACCCACTTCTTTGATGGTCACAACATCGGACCAGAAAGAAAAGATGGTCAGATCATTGCCATGCTCTTCGCCGTTCTTGCGGAGAAAGAGACGGGTCTGCATTAATCGCTCTTCCAGCTCCTCGGTGGTCAGGCCGTCCGGCTTATTGTACACCCGAACAATATACTGATAGCGATCCTTGGCTTCGACAAGATCAGCATTCACCTTAAAGCGGTGATCATAATCCTGCTCAAAACCCCGCTCTTCCATGAGACGCTGGAGACGATTGAACGCCTGCTCGGTATGGGCAATACCTGACAGGATAATCTGCTCTTCTTTTTTATATTTATAATCTTCAAAACTGACACCGCGCAGCAGTAGGCCGAGACCACTACCGTCATAACCCTCCTGCATGGCTTCCATGCCGGTCAACACCTCATAGGGTGAGAAGGGTATATCTGCGGTTTTCAGGGCTAATCGACACATAAAATGACTCCCGGAGATTTCTTAATGCGTTTTTCTTCCAATAAGATATTGCACCGATTCCAGAGACGGAGTTTCAGTTGACCCGAGCATCGGCGCAAAAAAACACTTGACAATACAAAAAAAGCTGTGCTCTGTCAAATAGAAAGCGCTGCCAGAAAAGCAGGAGAAAATGGTGCCGCTCCGAATCCAACCACATCTCAAACATCAGCAATATTCCTCGTTCAGTTCAAGAAGATCTGTAACGCCTTCATTAACTTGCTCTTTCCTTTGCTGAAGCGTACAATAACCCCATGTAATGGCGAACAACCGTTCTTTTATCCTGGATAAATCGACAAGAATAAGGAGGAGCACAGCATGGCAGATGAAAAAAACGCGGCCGGACCACTGGCCTTACTTTCTCGGTAACACCATTTTTTTCAGAGTCGAGGCGACGGATCGTCATATACGGTGCCCGGCCTGTGGCCATCGGTACTCAGTTTTCAGAGGACAAAAAGTCCGGCAACTGCGGCGTCTTCCTTTTATGAAGGGAAGTCTGTTTTGAAATCAAAATCGACAACCCACCCGAAAAATTACTCCAGGCGGGTTGCTCGGGGTTAATATGTTCCGCTTATCTCTCTCCTTGCTTTTCCTTATCATGCCGATACAGCCGCACATGAACCTTTTCCAGCGTCACCACCCCTTCTGGAACAACCGGATCAAGAATATCTAAAAAAGCCTCCAGCTTCTGCCGGGTATCAATCAACTCAAGCACCACGGGCAGATCCTCGGACAGGCAGAGAATGGAGCTGGTCTTGATCCGTGAACCTGCTCCAAAGCCCATCATTCCCCGCATAACCGTGGCTCCGGCAAGCCCCTGTTCACGGGCCTGGATGACAATCCACTCGTAGAGATGCTTGCTCTCGTGCCGTGCCGCCTCACCGATGATGATCCGCAGCAGGTAACCTTCTGAAGGTAATTCCATGCTTTTCCCCTCCTTCGACAAAAAAATATCAGGAATTCTTTCACTCAAAAAACCGAACTGAACCCTGACAAAGGGACATTGTCAAGAAAATTAGGGCGAACAATACGCTGTAAAATTTTATCGCCCCTGGTTTCCTTTTATAAAACACAAAATATTTAACTAACTGTTGACAAAAGATTTTCGAATCCATATATTGTGCATATGCACAAAACAGCAACATCAGTACCACAGGCAGATATTAACAGGCGGGCTTTATTTCAAAGGGTAAAAGCCAGCTACGGGAAAATCCAAAGATCACGGAGGTAAAAAGATGAAACTCTGTATCACAGCAGCAGGAAACGATATATCCGCAGCAACAGACGCCGCGTTCGGCAGGGCCCCCTGGTTTGTTCTGGTGGACACAGAATCAGGCATAACCCAGGGCATTGAGAACGTCTCATCCCAGGCCGCGCAGGGAGCCGGTATCGCAGCGGCTCAAGCCATGACCGAGCACGGGGTCGATGCCGTGCTCACCGGCAGGCTGGGACCTAAGGCCAGGGCAGCGCTGGAAGCCTCGGGAGTCGGGATGTACGAGGGATTAGGTCGCTCCACGGTTGCGGAGGCCCTGGAGCAATTCCGCGCCGGACAATACGGTGCTTCCGGGCAGGCCCAAGAGCAAACAACAGCCGGTACTGCTTCTGCTTCCCCAGCTCAATGCAAAGGCCCCGGTGCCGTCCGAGTCCAAGGTGGCGGACAGGGAAAAGGAAACTGCGGTTGCGGTAACGGAACAGGAAAGGGTCAAGGACGCAGGAGGGGCCAGTGAACATGAAACTGCACCCGGAAATTATCAAACATTTCCACAGCACGACCTTTACGACCCCGATCATCGGAGTCACCGGTGGCAAGGGCGGGGTGGGGAAATCAACAGTAGCTGTTAACCTGGCTGCGGCCTTTGTCGCCCAAGGCAGGAGGGTTGCCCTGATCGACGCGGATGTGGACGCACCCAACGACAGCCTCCTCCTTGGGATACCCTTGGAAAACCCAGAGCCTGTCACAATCATGCAGCCAATTTTTGACCTGGAAAAATGCACGGATTGCCGGAAATGCGTTAAGGCTTGCCAAATGAACAGCCTGTTCCGACCGCAAGCAAAGCACATCACTCTGATGGGCGAATGCAACGGTTGCGAGGCCTGCTATCTGGTCTGCCCCGCAGAGGCAATTAATCGCGGAAGTCATTCCGTAGGCACCCTCTACAAGAGCGAGCAAGGCAAACTGACCCTCTACACCGGGGCTCTTCAGCCGGGCTTGGCAGAAAGCGCCCTGGTGGTCAACGCGGTCAGAGACGCCGCCTTTGCCGAAGCGGATCAGTTTGATATTATTTTGGTGGACACAGCGCCAGGAACCCATTGCAATGTGATCAGCGCTTTAAAAGGAGCCGACCATGTACTGGCAGTGACAGAACCTACCCCACTGGGTTCCCATGATCTTGAGTTAATCCTTTCCTTACTGGAGATGTTTGCCATGCAACGAAGCGTTGTGATCAATCGTTCAGATCTGCCCGGTAAAAAAGAAAAGGTCCAACAGGCAGCCCAAGCCAGCTCCGCTCCTATTGCAGGAGAAATCAAGCTGGATAAGGATCTCTTGGCTGGTTACCTGCAAGGAACGCCGGTGGTCGACCTGCTGCCGAACTCATCAGCAGCAAAGATTTTTTTGAAAATGGCTGATCATTTAACAGCAACCTATCCGAACCGAAGCAAACAGGCAAGCCAGGGGGTGTCATGAAAGAAATCGTTATTCTGAGTGGCAAGGGCGGGGTGGGAAAATCCTCCCTGACTGCGGCTCTTGCTCATCTGCTGACCGAAAAGGGTACACGCCTAACGTTGGCAGATACAGACGTTGACGCGCCCAATCTCCATATCGTTCTGGAGGCTGAATTTGACCGCAGCACATCGGTCACAGCCTCGGATAAGGCGATGATTGATTATGAAAAATGCAGCCGCTGCATGCGTTGCGTGGATGCCTGCGCCTTTGAGTCGATCATCGGAGACAAAAAGCCAATTATTATCAGTTATTCTTGTGAAGGTTGTGGGGTCTGCGCCTTGGTCTGCCCGGAAGAGGCTGTTTCGATTCACCCAGTGGAAAACGGCAAGATAAATTTTGTCACCTCTGGGGCTGTACGGGTGGTGGCCGGGGAACTAGGAATCGGCGAATCCAGCTCAGGGCGATTGGTGGATATCGTCAAGCGGGAGGCTCGACAGGAAGCATCGTTGAGCGGAAGCGATTTACTGCTCACGGACGGCCCTCCAGGCATTGGTTGCCCGGTGATTGCAGCCCTAAAGGGATCAGATTACGCCATTTTGGTCACAGAGCCGACTCCCTCCGCCCTAAGTGATCTGCAACGGATTACCGAGGTGGTACGCGGGGTTGGCATTCCTGCCGGTGCGGTGCTCAATCGGAGCGATATGGACCAAAAATCTGCCAGCACCACCCTAGACTGGCTTGCCCGAAACGATGTGCCCCTACTGGGGACAATCCCCTATGATCCGTACCTTCCCAAAGCCCTAGCTCGCGGTGCTCTGGCCGTGAACATGTATCCTGATGCGCCCTCTTCCTTGGCGTTGAGAAACCTGCATAAAATGGTGGAAGGATTGTTCGACTGAGAGCTGCCTGTACTCTCTTGCTCACTCCCTTCACCACATCATAAACCGGAGGATTTTTCCTACTGAGGCCCATCAAAAAAGGGGCGAATACTATATTCGTCCCCTTTTTGTCTTCATACCTTCTTCGTAATATCTAGCAGGGACGGTGATGAACAATCAGCATCGTCCCTGCATCGTACCGCCTATAGGGGGCTAGGCGATCTCAACCAACTCCAACGCAAAGGTGAGATCCTTACCCGCCAGAGGCGGATTAGCATCCAGCTGAATATGCTCATCTGTCACCTCGGTGACTTCCACCATAATGGGCTGGCCATTGGGCCCAGCAAGCTGCAAGCGTTGTCCAA from Candidatus Electrothrix communis encodes the following:
- a CDS encoding DUF190 domain-containing protein, whose amino-acid sequence is MELPSEGYLLRIIIGEAARHESKHLYEWIVIQAREQGLAGATVMRGMMGFGAGSRIKTSSILCLSEDLPVVLELIDTRQKLEAFLDILDPVVPEGVVTLEKVHVRLYRHDKEKQGER
- a CDS encoding NifB/NifX family molybdenum-iron cluster-binding protein, with the translated sequence MKLCITAAGNDISAATDAAFGRAPWFVLVDTESGITQGIENVSSQAAQGAGIAAAQAMTEHGVDAVLTGRLGPKARAALEASGVGMYEGLGRSTVAEALEQFRAGQYGASGQAQEQTTAGTASASPAQCKGPGAVRVQGGGQGKGNCGCGNGTGKGQGRRRGQ
- a CDS encoding P-loop NTPase, with translation MKLHPEIIKHFHSTTFTTPIIGVTGGKGGVGKSTVAVNLAAAFVAQGRRVALIDADVDAPNDSLLLGIPLENPEPVTIMQPIFDLEKCTDCRKCVKACQMNSLFRPQAKHITLMGECNGCEACYLVCPAEAINRGSHSVGTLYKSEQGKLTLYTGALQPGLAESALVVNAVRDAAFAEADQFDIILVDTAPGTHCNVISALKGADHVLAVTEPTPLGSHDLELILSLLEMFAMQRSVVINRSDLPGKKEKVQQAAQASSAPIAGEIKLDKDLLAGYLQGTPVVDLLPNSSAAKIFLKMADHLTATYPNRSKQASQGVS
- a CDS encoding glutamine amidotransferase family protein, translated to MCRLALKTADIPFSPYEVLTGMEAMQEGYDGSGLGLLLRGVSFEDYKYKKEEQIILSGIAHTEQAFNRLQRLMEERGFEQDYDHRFKVNADLVEAKDRYQYIVRVYNKPDGLTTEELEERLMQTRLFLRKNGEEHGNDLTIFSFWSDVVTIKEVGWPLQVGDALGLNDDRIKARVVMAQGRQNTNYGINLYACHPFFIQGIATMTNGENSAFVPIKEWLEGKKIPGYMGYQSDSEVFAHILHYVTKKLGLPLAAYKHVITPLKTEELNAHPQGDFLKGLRTACRRLIIDGPNAIIGTLPDETCMLAMDAKKLRPATVGGRPGAWAIASEMCGVEALVPDRDPSLDFQPMREHTVIIPPERKELQIWSQFDQFTLSQAA
- a CDS encoding ATP-binding protein, whose translation is MKEIVILSGKGGVGKSSLTAALAHLLTEKGTRLTLADTDVDAPNLHIVLEAEFDRSTSVTASDKAMIDYEKCSRCMRCVDACAFESIIGDKKPIIISYSCEGCGVCALVCPEEAVSIHPVENGKINFVTSGAVRVVAGELGIGESSSGRLVDIVKREARQEASLSGSDLLLTDGPPGIGCPVIAALKGSDYAILVTEPTPSALSDLQRITEVVRGVGIPAGAVLNRSDMDQKSASTTLDWLARNDVPLLGTIPYDPYLPKALARGALAVNMYPDAPSSLALRNLHKMVEGLFD
- a CDS encoding glutamate synthase-related protein — encoded protein: MVSVRSVYTQPSSLTYSDLPWIIEHREDRCTLCGQCTAVCPKQAIYLTYRRQRVPKLDILKKKRGNDYRHFVGIRQNTEVDKMCIGCGMCSSVCPNEAIGPVPNQNEHRSRFHMDQKGDSWKRGGRRNAPGKTILDRISFGRISMLTDPALDAGRHEFSTNTILGRVLPPEEFLRRKASGEWIPPTREIFPFVIGSMSFGALSPNMWLGLLQGVAYCNEVLGIPVVMATGEGGCPPWVLKSPFLKYIILQIASGYFGWDEIIRAIPDMQCDPAAIEIKYGQGAKPGDGGLLMWFKVSKLIARLRGVPEGVDLPSPPVHQTLYSIEESVMKMIQTMSMAFNFRVPVYPKISGSTSAKSVLNNLVRNPYAGALLIDGIDGGTGAAYNVSMDATGHPIASNLRECYQELVAQGRQNEIPLFAAGGVGKNGNVTQNGMALIMLGASGVHIGKYIMQACAGCLGNEMGRCNVCNVGICPKGITSQNEKLFRRLDPDDVAQRVADTFSSIKTEMKKIMAPLGRSQSLPIGMSDALGIDDADAAKRLGIKYAC